GCGACCTTGCCGTCCTGGGACAGCTCCATCACCATCGCCAGCACCCGGTCGGCGATCTCGTCGAAGGCGACCTGCTCGTCCAGGGTCTGCGAGAGCGTCTCGTGCACGATCGCGATCGAGCCGACCCGGCGGACCGCCTCGTCCAGCGCCGCCCGGCCGGCCGCCGAGTCCATCCGGCGGGCCTGCAGCCGGAGCAGCGCGGCCACCGTCTGCAGATTGTTCTTCACCCGGTGGTGGATCTCCCGGATGGTCGCGTCCTTGGTCATCAACTCACGGTCACGACGGCGCAGTTCGGTGACGTCCCGGGCCAGCACCAGCGAACCGGTCAGGGTGCCCTTGGGCTTCAGCGGGATTGCCCGCAGGGTCACCACCCCGCCCTGCGCCTCCACCTCGGTCTGCCGGGGCGCCCAGCCGCTGGCCAGCTTGACCAGCCCCTCGTGCACCGCGGCCCGGGCCGGCGGCGCCAACTCGGCCGTGGTGCGCCCGAGGTGACTGCCCACCAGGTCGGTGGTCAGGCCGATCCGGTGGTACGCGGACAGCGCGTTCGGGCTGGCGTAGGTGACCACACCGTCCGCGTCCAGCCTGATCAGGCCGTCGCCGACCCGGGGAGCGGCGTCCATGTCGGTCTGCTCGACCCCGTGGTAGGGGAACGTTCCCGCAGCGATCATCTGGGCCAGGTCGGAGGCGCTCTGCAGGTACGTGAGCTCCAGCCGGCTCGGGGTCCGCACGGTGAGCAGGTTGGTGTTCCTGGCGATCACCCCGAGCACCTTGCCCTCGCGCCGGACCGGGATCGACTCGACCCGGACCGGCACCTCCTCCCGCCACTCCGGATCGCCCTCCCGGACGATCCGCCCCTCGTCGTAGGCCGCGTCCAACAGCGGCCGGCGGCCACGCGGCACCAGGTGGCCGACCATGTCGTCCTGGTACGACGTGGGCCCCGTATTGGGCCGCATCTGGGCCACCGAGACGTACCTGATGCCGTCCCAGGTGGGGATCCACAGCACCAGGTCGGCGAAGGACAGGTCGGAGAGCAGCTGCCATTCCGAGACCAGCATGTGCAGCCACTCCACATCGGCACCGGTCAGGGTGGTGTGGCGGCGGACGAGTTCGTTCAGCGAGGGCACAGGGCGAGCGTATCCGCAGCAGGCCCCGGACGGCTTCTCCACTGTGGACCAGACCAATCTCGGGAGCTCTCTGGACAACCCGGATTGGTCTAGTCCACAATGAAAGAGCACCAA
This genomic interval from Kitasatospora gansuensis contains the following:
- a CDS encoding sensor histidine kinase, producing MNELVRRHTTLTGADVEWLHMLVSEWQLLSDLSFADLVLWIPTWDGIRYVSVAQMRPNTGPTSYQDDMVGHLVPRGRRPLLDAAYDEGRIVREGDPEWREEVPVRVESIPVRREGKVLGVIARNTNLLTVRTPSRLELTYLQSASDLAQMIAAGTFPYHGVEQTDMDAAPRVGDGLIRLDADGVVTYASPNALSAYHRIGLTTDLVGSHLGRTTAELAPPARAAVHEGLVKLASGWAPRQTEVEAQGGVVTLRAIPLKPKGTLTGSLVLARDVTELRRRDRELMTKDATIREIHHRVKNNLQTVAALLRLQARRMDSAAGRAALDEAVRRVGSIAIVHETLSQTLDEQVAFDEIADRVLAMVMELSQDGKVATRRTGSFGILSAEVATPLAMVLTEVLQNALEHAFDPKDGGSVEVSALRGRAPATGTGWSESWNGGAKPEEYLLITVQDDGKGMPEGFDPQTAGNLGLQIVRTLATNELGGSFDMVANPEGGTKVVLEIPVP